In a single window of the Xylanimonas protaetiae genome:
- a CDS encoding aminoglycoside phosphotransferase family protein: MRADLDVTVALAHALLAEQHPDLASLPLTVAANGWDNVMVRAGDDLVLRLPRRAVAAPLLANELAALPVLAPLLAVAVPDVAVPSPVRTGTPSEALGYPWPWSVLPWVDGVRAAATPVGSRLAWAPTLGRFLAALHRPVADGVPVPHNPFRGVALRDRRPPALDLAGRAGEVWRAAVTAPAYEGPPVWIHGDPHPANLVVAPGGGPGGTDLLAAVVDFGDVTAGDPASDLGTLWLTFDAAGRHACRAAMEAAGVTWDDATWTRARGWALVFAAAMLAHPDEHPALVPIGTHGLAALLDGA; this comes from the coding sequence GTGAGGGCCGACCTCGACGTCACCGTGGCGCTGGCGCACGCCCTGCTGGCCGAGCAGCACCCGGACCTGGCCTCGCTGCCCCTGACCGTCGCGGCGAACGGCTGGGACAACGTCATGGTGCGCGCGGGCGACGACCTGGTGCTGCGACTGCCGCGCCGCGCCGTCGCCGCGCCGCTGCTGGCCAACGAGCTCGCCGCGCTCCCCGTCCTCGCCCCGCTGCTCGCCGTCGCCGTGCCCGACGTCGCGGTCCCCTCCCCGGTGCGCACCGGCACGCCGAGCGAGGCGCTCGGCTACCCGTGGCCCTGGAGCGTCCTGCCCTGGGTCGACGGCGTCCGGGCGGCGGCCACCCCGGTCGGGTCGCGCCTGGCCTGGGCGCCGACGCTCGGCCGCTTCCTCGCCGCGCTGCATCGCCCGGTCGCCGACGGCGTCCCCGTGCCGCACAACCCGTTCCGCGGCGTCGCGCTGCGCGACCGGCGCCCGCCCGCCCTCGACCTCGCGGGCCGCGCGGGCGAGGTGTGGCGCGCGGCCGTGACCGCGCCCGCCTACGAGGGCCCGCCCGTGTGGATCCACGGCGACCCCCACCCGGCGAACCTCGTCGTCGCGCCCGGTGGCGGACCCGGTGGCACCGACCTGCTCGCGGCCGTCGTCGACTTCGGCGACGTCACCGCCGGCGACCCGGCGAGCGACCTCGGCACGCTCTGGCTCACGTTCGACGCCGCGGGCCGCCACGCCTGCCGGGCCGCCATGGAGGCCGCGGGCGTCACCTGGGACGACGCGACGTGGACCCGCGCCCGCGGCTGGGCCCTCGTGTTCGCGGCCGCGATGCTGGCCCACCCCGACGAGCACCCGGCGCTCGTCCCGATCGGCACGCACGGCCTCGCCGCGCTGCTCGACGGCGCCTGA